TGCGCGAACTGCATGTGACCGTCACGCTGGAAGTGCGCGACGGGGCACTTCGGCGCGTTGACGGGCAGCTGCGTGTGGTTGGTCGAGCCGAGGCGCGACAGCTGCGTGTCGAGGTAGCTGAAGTTGCGGCCCTGCAGCAGCGGGTCGTTCGTGAAGTCGATGCCGGGCACGACGTTCTGCGTCATGAACGCGACCTGCTCCGTCTCGGAGAAGACGTTGTCGACGACGCGGTTGAGCGTCATCTTGCCGAGCGGGCGGATCGGGACGATCTCCTCGGGGATGATCTTCGTCGAGTCGAGCACGTCGAAGTCGAAGCTGTCGGCGAACGCGTCGTCGAACACCTGGACACCGAGTTCGTACTCGGGGAAGTCGCCGCTCTGGATCGCGTTCCACAGGTCACGACGGTGGAAGTCGGCGTCGGCGCCGTTGATCTTGACGGCCTCGTTCCAGACCACCGACTGCATGCCCTGCACGGGCTTCCAGTGGAACTTGACGAACGAGCTCTTGCCGTCGGCCGTCACGAAGCGGAAGGTGTGGATGCCGAAGCCCTCCATGAAGCGGAAGCTGCGCGGGATCGCGCGGTCGCTCATCGCCCACAGGGCCATGTGCGTCGACTCGGGCATGAGGGAGATGAAGTCCCAGAACGTGTCGTGCGCGCTCGCCGCCTGCGGCCAACCGCGGTCCTGCTCCTCCTTGACCGAGTGCACGAGGTCGGGGAACTTGATCGCGTCCTGGATGAAGAAGACGGGGATGTTGTTGCCGACGAGGTCCCAGTTGCCCTCCTCGGTGTAGAACTTCGTCGCGAAGCCACGGACGTCGCGCGCGAGGTCGGCGGAGCCCATGTTGCCGGCGACCGTCGAGAAACGAACGAACGTCTCCGTCTGACGGCCCTTCTTGCCGAACAGGTAGGCGGCCGTGAGGTCGCTGTGGTCGTCGTAGCTCTCGAACACGCCATGCGCGCCGTAGCCGCGGGCGTGGACAACACGCTCCGGGATGCGCTCGTGGTCGAAGTGCATGATCTTGTCGCGGAACGCGGCGTCCTGCAGCAGCGACGGGCCGCGGTCGCCCGCACGCAGCTGGTTCTGGTCGTCGGTCACCGGAATACCCTGCGACGTCGTCATGGCGTTGCCACCGCTCACCCCCTGGTGCAGCTCGTCCCCGGTGCCGCGCGTGTCGGGGCTCGTGGTGCGCTCGTTGTCGCTCATGGCTCTCCTCATGCTGGTGGTCGTTCGATCATGGCCTCTCGACCCTATGTCGGAGAGTAAGGCCACCGCACCCCCTCTCACCACGCCCCTACGGATGTGGACGAAAATCGCAGATGTGGACAAGGATCGCAGCGAGGCCCAGGGCGCTGACGGGACATGAGCCGCCGGGCACCCGCGTGGGTGACGACTCGGTGTGAGAGGCGAAACCCATTGGAAAAATTAGGGATCGACTCTAGGGTGAAACTCATGGAGACGTCGCGCAGCCAGTCGGATCACCCGGTCAGTTCGCCGAACC
This region of Dermacoccus nishinomiyaensis genomic DNA includes:
- a CDS encoding catalase; the protein is MSDNERTTSPDTRGTGDELHQGVSGGNAMTTSQGIPVTDDQNQLRAGDRGPSLLQDAAFRDKIMHFDHERIPERVVHARGYGAHGVFESYDDHSDLTAAYLFGKKGRQTETFVRFSTVAGNMGSADLARDVRGFATKFYTEEGNWDLVGNNIPVFFIQDAIKFPDLVHSVKEEQDRGWPQAASAHDTFWDFISLMPESTHMALWAMSDRAIPRSFRFMEGFGIHTFRFVTADGKSSFVKFHWKPVQGMQSVVWNEAVKINGADADFHRRDLWNAIQSGDFPEYELGVQVFDDAFADSFDFDVLDSTKIIPEEIVPIRPLGKMTLNRVVDNVFSETEQVAFMTQNVVPGIDFTNDPLLQGRNFSYLDTQLSRLGSTNHTQLPVNAPKCPVAHFQRDGHMQFAHQRGRANYEPNGFSGDDRGPRALTTFQPDTYPTKVEGEARRLRAESFADHYSQANQFWKSQTEVEQKHIVDAFAFELGKCEIPEIRTRMLGNLRNVDESLAQRVADELAMELPEASPAKVAPRHDLPVSDALSIVKNGPDSFAGRKIGVVVSEGTDADLLAAVRSAAEAEGTVVEIVAKAVGGVTLSNGERLAADHAIAGAPSVLFDAVALLPSADGAATLGKVAEARDFVTDAVAHNKFLALGPDASGLIEAAGVASKKDDGFVDVSDAAGAKGFVETCRALRFWKRELSA